A genome region from Hevea brasiliensis isolate MT/VB/25A 57/8 chromosome 9, ASM3005281v1, whole genome shotgun sequence includes the following:
- the LOC110638621 gene encoding GDSL esterase/lipase At4g10955 isoform X2: MSFNREIFNDSGPSQPCSAAAWDDKNYQRMISACLVQGVYNLEHDRLQNRQEAHDSQWWDSFHFQLRRKLEDTDKSVSGCIYELKSSHRSTRNAPKIVIAFRGTILKSRIMFQDLKMNLKTFCYELHTTPRFQLAVDAVVSAVGEVGVGNVWLAGHSLGSALALLVGKSMAKRDRHIKTFLFNPPFLSLSEGRFTNDVLKNTFHVVHSVAAAGLSVLVKGHKDRQDQFARLSNWKPLLFVNKKDHICSGYIEYFRSRIMMEKIGLQKIERTATMNSLKGLIKVASRKESEPLHLIPSAKLFVNRFSNGGASSSRKPCPVQQWYSDFREAHGIQQWWSPDVSGEFEEFSFN, translated from the exons ATGTCTTTTAATAGAGAAATTTTCAACGATTCAGGGCCTTCCCAACCTTGTTCTGCCGCTGCCTG GGATGATAAAAATTACCAAAGAATGATCTCAGCGTGCTTGGTTCAAGGAGTGTACAATCTAGAGCATGATCGCCTGCAAAATAGGCAGGAGGCCCATGACAGTCAATGGTGGGATTCTTTTCATTTTCAGCTAAGACGTAAGCTGGAGGACACTGATAAATCTGTCTCTGGGTGCATTTATGAACTCAAGTCCTCTCACAGGTCAACACGAAATGCCCCAAAAATTGTTATAGCATTCCGAGGGACAATACTCAAATCAAGAATCATGTTTCAGGATCTCAAGATGAACCTCAAGACCTTTTGTTATGAACTTCATACTACGCCAAGGTTTCAGCTGGCAGTAGATGCTGTCGTTTCTGCGGTTGGTGAAGTTGGAGTTGGAAATGTGTGGTTAGCAGGCCATTCTCTAGGTTCAGCTCTTGCATTGCTTGTAGGGAAAAGCATGGCCAAAAGAGATCGCCATATCAAAACTTTCCTCTTCAATCCACCATTCTTATCTCTCTCTGAAGGAAGATTTACGAATGATGTACTCAAGAATACATTCCATGTAGTACACAGCGTGGCTGCCGCAGGACTTTCTGTCCTTGTAAAGGGTCACAAAGATCGACAAGATCAATTTGCTAGGTTATCTAATTGGAAACCCCTTTTGTTTGTGAACAAAAAGGATCATATTTGTTCAGGATACATTGAATATTTCAGATCTCGAATCATGAtggagaagataggattacaaaaaatTGAGAGGACTGCAACAATGAATTCCCTAAAAGGTTTGATCAAAGTTGCATCACGGAAAGAATCGGAACCACTGCATCTAATTCCTTCAGCGAAGCTATTTGTTAACAGGTTTTCTAATGGAGGAGCTTCGAGTTCTAGAAAACCTTGTCCAGTTCAGCAGTGGTATTCTGATTTCAGAGAAGCTCATGGAATTCAACAATGGTGGAGTCCTGATGTTTCAGGAGAATTTGAGGAATTCTCGTTCAATTAA
- the LOC110638621 gene encoding GDSL esterase/lipase At4g10955 isoform X1: MPLEFLTFFLPSRFPLKTSAEKRRVVQLIMSFNREIFNDSGPSQPCSAAAWDDKNYQRMISACLVQGVYNLEHDRLQNRQEAHDSQWWDSFHFQLRRKLEDTDKSVSGCIYELKSSHRSTRNAPKIVIAFRGTILKSRIMFQDLKMNLKTFCYELHTTPRFQLAVDAVVSAVGEVGVGNVWLAGHSLGSALALLVGKSMAKRDRHIKTFLFNPPFLSLSEGRFTNDVLKNTFHVVHSVAAAGLSVLVKGHKDRQDQFARLSNWKPLLFVNKKDHICSGYIEYFRSRIMMEKIGLQKIERTATMNSLKGLIKVASRKESEPLHLIPSAKLFVNRFSNGGASSSRKPCPVQQWYSDFREAHGIQQWWSPDVSGEFEEFSFN, translated from the exons ATGCCATTAGAGTTCTTAACATTTTTCCTACCCAGCAGATTTCCATTGAAGACTTCTGCTGAAAAGAGAAGAGTAGTGCAATTGATAATGTCTTTTAATAGAGAAATTTTCAACGATTCAGGGCCTTCCCAACCTTGTTCTGCCGCTGCCTG GGATGATAAAAATTACCAAAGAATGATCTCAGCGTGCTTGGTTCAAGGAGTGTACAATCTAGAGCATGATCGCCTGCAAAATAGGCAGGAGGCCCATGACAGTCAATGGTGGGATTCTTTTCATTTTCAGCTAAGACGTAAGCTGGAGGACACTGATAAATCTGTCTCTGGGTGCATTTATGAACTCAAGTCCTCTCACAGGTCAACACGAAATGCCCCAAAAATTGTTATAGCATTCCGAGGGACAATACTCAAATCAAGAATCATGTTTCAGGATCTCAAGATGAACCTCAAGACCTTTTGTTATGAACTTCATACTACGCCAAGGTTTCAGCTGGCAGTAGATGCTGTCGTTTCTGCGGTTGGTGAAGTTGGAGTTGGAAATGTGTGGTTAGCAGGCCATTCTCTAGGTTCAGCTCTTGCATTGCTTGTAGGGAAAAGCATGGCCAAAAGAGATCGCCATATCAAAACTTTCCTCTTCAATCCACCATTCTTATCTCTCTCTGAAGGAAGATTTACGAATGATGTACTCAAGAATACATTCCATGTAGTACACAGCGTGGCTGCCGCAGGACTTTCTGTCCTTGTAAAGGGTCACAAAGATCGACAAGATCAATTTGCTAGGTTATCTAATTGGAAACCCCTTTTGTTTGTGAACAAAAAGGATCATATTTGTTCAGGATACATTGAATATTTCAGATCTCGAATCATGAtggagaagataggattacaaaaaatTGAGAGGACTGCAACAATGAATTCCCTAAAAGGTTTGATCAAAGTTGCATCACGGAAAGAATCGGAACCACTGCATCTAATTCCTTCAGCGAAGCTATTTGTTAACAGGTTTTCTAATGGAGGAGCTTCGAGTTCTAGAAAACCTTGTCCAGTTCAGCAGTGGTATTCTGATTTCAGAGAAGCTCATGGAATTCAACAATGGTGGAGTCCTGATGTTTCAGGAGAATTTGAGGAATTCTCGTTCAATTAA